The Vidua chalybeata isolate OUT-0048 chromosome 17, bVidCha1 merged haplotype, whole genome shotgun sequence genome contains the following window.
TTACTGGCACTACTGGTAGCTCATCACAGAAAAGCGACAGAAAATAACAGtgaatatttgtttgttttacaagCAGGTTTAAGAAGGATGCACAAATAGAAAAACTCACAGAAAGTACTAGAACATCTGGAAGAAGCAGAATATACGAGATTAAGTGTACCTGGCAAATTCTTCCCCAAATTTCAGCACAGAGagctttttcttgaaaaatcaaGAGAACTATGCTAAATCATAGTTCTCTTCTTCTGACCAAACAACCAGTGTGTTCTGTTTaagataaaaacaagaaaataattgtatGTGAAACAGGTCTGCACTGCATACTAATATGACATCATTTATCTATAAAAGAAGTATGTTAAATCATCTCTTCTGTCATAAGGGATATCACCATTATTTGCCCCTATTTTATGAACACTAGCttatatgtaatatatttaaatatgctgGTTTATTCCATACCCAAATCACTTCTAATGGCAAGAATAGAAGGATGTTTTtagaataaattatattatcAATAAGTGAATGGATTTGTTTTCTAATCTTAGTTTTATACAAGCAACTTTCAGACAAGCAACTCAGTGGTTGAGATATAAATATTCTAATTATACTGAAATACACTATAAACACTTATTTCCAGAGCAGTGGAAACTCAGAGACTTTACCTGGAACGTGTTCAGAAGCAAGGCTGTGTGACATAACTGCAGCACACAGATTTATTTGCTCAAGCCCTGGCCTCAGGCACTTGAACACCTGTAGAACAGAAGCAGATACAGAGAACTGTTCAAGTAATTCCTATGTAAACAGCTAggaatttaaacttttaaaaagtataaaacctggtttcttttataaataaatcACTCATTTTCAGCTGTGCAATGTCTAATTTCACAAGGATGTGCCATTGTGGTAATCTTGGTTTTGAAAAAGATAAAGCAGCTGAGTCAAGAGATTTATATATTAATTCCATATGACATTGTTTTACAGACTTTTGGGGCAGTTTACCAGCACCTAGGTTCAAGTTTGTGATAAACATAACCTAATAAATAAAGTAATTGCTTTAGTTACAAAGCTGGGGCTGTCCTCAGGAATTCACTTCCAGAGTAGTAGAAATATGTTTAaattcttttctcatttgtcCTTGACACACTTTAGAAAAGCAGGATAAGAGCTCATGCTTTGCCCATGGCATTACATTTACTGAATGCCACAGTAactcacaggaaaagaaaaaaaaaatccacccctTCGATTTTCATgcaacttttaattaaaataacatttataacTGGTAAAAGTTGGCAGATGTTCCATTCTTTTCCTAAAAGAATGGTAATAGAAGAACCCCCACCAGGGAAACAAATGTGGCTGCCTCTGAGGGCAGACAGCATAACTGGAGGTTACAACCCCTGGCAAAAGCCAGCTAATGTCACCTTCTCCCAGagttgtaggttgggttgggatggatttttttatgAGACATCTAATTCCACTTTAATCAGTCCTTTCCTAGTAACTATAAAAATTCATTACGTTCTTGGgtttgctgtaaaaaaaaatctcatgttCGTCTGAATGTATTTATAAAGCTCCTGCCAGTAGTTAGTGAAGTGTCAAGGAGGGGAGGAGCAAATATCTGACATGCTTCTATAAGAGAACTTGGCTTGAATAGTTGTTATATAGATCTGGGACAACATGGGTCCACACACCAGATGAAGCAATTTTTCAGCAATTCTTGGTCATAGTCAATATAGAAGGTAGCATCCAAACTGTGGTGGTGAGTTCTTGAAAGAGGTTTCAAGTGCTTTTCCATGGGAAGATACCACTCTCCTCTGGAGCCCTGGCTAGCTCTGCAATGTCCCAGGGCCAGTGGCAAGAGTGGGGAACTGGCCAGGCTGGGGTCCTGCCTGAGCCAGAACCTCTGAGCCAGATGCCCAGGAGCAAAGACCCCTTGGAGGAGAGATGAGGACTGAGTAAAGGAGGCAGGGGAGGCTCTTCTGCAGTGCAAAGTCCAGCAAATTTATTGGAAGAGGCAGTAGGGAGCCACAGCGACATAGCCCCCCCCAAACTTCTGGAAGAGAGGCAGATAccggagctgctccagtgcacGTGAATCCAGCTTTCCCTCCTGGACAAACCTTAGCAGGGCTGACATGTCCTGctcccctaaatccccccagCAGAGATCAGCTCTTGTGTCTGCCAGATGGGCCACTACAGCCCTGGGATCTGTGACCTGCAGTGCCCACGGCTTCAGGCAACAGTAGGCAAAactccagggcagcagggactgctggagcacagggatgccCAGTTTGTGCAGCACCTTTTCCACTTTAGAGTGACACTCAAAAAGAGGATAGTGGCAGTAGGTGCTTCGAGTCTGTCTTACTCCCCTGAATAGGCAGCACTGCCATATTCTGGAGATGATTCATGAATGACTTCATGTTCATGTTTGAAGTCCTGGAGGGGACCATCCTGTCAAAGAAAGTCCACAGCCCCTTGAGCcactttttcccctcagtggTCCACTCCAGCTGACACAATACCTCCTGGATGAGTGGTGTGGCCTCTGGGAGGTCAAACTCCTTCACAAAGCAAGGTGGGATCCATTCAGAAATACACTCTTGGGCAAAACGGTGGCTGTGCTTGGGGAACAGGTGGGCAAAGGAGTTCTTGAAGACAGGGTGGTGGATGCTGAAAGCATTCAGAAGACCATCTTCTGTGGCCAGCAAGGGCAGGCCTTCCAGGTCTGCCTTGTCCCCATCCTTGTGAGTACCTTGGGAGTGCCTGTTCCATCCTGTTAAGTATTGCAGCAGGTAGAAGCAGCTCTTTGGGGTCCTCAGGGGTGTCTCAGCCAGCTtgcagggcacaggcagagccagggcctTGAGGAAGCGCTGGAGAGAGGCTGGCCCTAAGACCACAGCGTTCACCTGGGCTTCAATGAACTCCTCACGGATCTGCTGCAGGTGGGTGAATGCTGGAACCAGTTTCATGTTCAGTTGCTGCAGCACTTCCTGGACTTCTGGCTGAGGCTTCTCCTTGAGGAAGTATGGCTCTGTTAGCATGTCCCCTCCACCTGGAGATGCCCAGGTTATTGTCACCGCGTCAGATGACTTCCTGTGGTACACAGGCACCAGGGGCAGTCGTGCATGACTGATCTGCTTGTAGACCTCTCTCACCATGTCCTGGAAGATAGGTAAGACCCTTTTCATAACAGGGAAAAACTGGAGGAAGTGAGAgtccaggtgctgctggcagaattTCAGGGACCTATACTGGAGCTTTTCTGGCTCCAGGGCTTTCCACTGCCTGGTGAGAAAGTAACAGTATAGTGGAACCACCAAGCGCCAGAGCAAGAAGTCATTCTAGGCTGCCCCTGTGCCACCTTTGTCCCAGTGGAGACTGCACCTGGCCACATCCACAGAGAAGTTAGCATTGATGTGCACAGGCAGCCCAGTGATCAAGGGCAGTGGGAAGGTGCAGAAGGCTCTGCCCATGGCTCGGTTCAGAGGCTCCAGgcaggcagccacagccccacagggcAGCCATTTAAGCACCGGAAACTCCTCAGCCCCACCCTGCACCCCAGTTTGGGAGATCACCCTCCACAAATTTGTGGTCTTGGCCCTGCTATTTTTGACTTTCATGGTATAGGAGAGAGGGGTGGGGCTGTTCCCATCCATGGCTTTGCTTAATCTTGAACCTCCTGTCTCAACTTTGCATCATCCTCCGTGAGCTCTGTGGTcacctgcagcttctccaccAACTCTTTCCCATCTGGGGGGATCTCAGAGAAGATGACGGTGTGTACATGCTGGAGGAAGAGCACCAAGTCCTCACCTTCCTTAGCCAGTGTTTCTTCCATGTTCTTGAGGTCTTGGTCTCGCACCACCATGTCAGACACCCTGGACTtggcagcctcagctgcagtGCGGAACGGCAGCCGGAAAAGGACGCCTTGTTTCAGGTTGAAGAAGGATGGTAGGAAGGTGTCATAAATGTCTGGAAAATTCTTCTTGAAGTCAGTGTCAACAGCAAACATGCTACCAGGCTTCGCAGTTGTGGCCGTGGGCATGTAGTAGAGATGGGGATCAGAGACACACAGGGTACTGTCTCCGGTCAGGAAGGCTGGGCAGTCAGTAAAATGGTAGACAGTGTTGAAGCCAAGGCCATATTTGCCTGTGACATCCTGCTGGTCTTGCTTGCCACCCACCCCCAGACGCTGAATGCCTTCAATGTCCTGCTCCCGGAAGGGGCGGTCGTTGTAGATGCAGAGGGCAGGGCCCTGCAGGATGTTCCATTTCTCACTAAAAGTGGCCTTCGCTGGGTGCTGCCGGTGGTCCCACACAAAGTGCACAAGCCCCGCACCAGCATCATCTGCATTGTGGAGCACCTCCTTCACCGTATCAGGAGCGGACTCAGAGTACTCCTTCAAGATGTTCTTCAGTCGTGTTGGCAAATCTTCGTGGGCACCAAATGGCTGTGCCCAGAGGCTCAGGTGATCAGTGATGATTTCACTCCTCTCCAGTGCTTGGTGGCGTGTGGTGGCCAccccacagcacagggctgcatCTCGGGACAGCTGTTTATGGCACAGCAGGACATCTCTGTCCAATGGCATCCATGGTGCATCATTGAAGTAGAGCTTGTCCCATGGGTGCAAAATGCCCTCCTCATCAGGCAGAAAGAGTTGCTGGGTCTGGCAGGCATCTGGCTGGGTGCCATCTTCCATCAAGCCACAAGACACCAGCCGCAGGGCCAGATCCAGCTCCGCAGCAGGCAGCGTCTTTCCAGCATGTGTCTTTGCCAGGGTGCAGAGCACTCGGGCATAATCATCCCAGGTGAACGTGTGGCGCAGCCCTACACACTCCCAGAGCTCTCTGTAGGGCTTGTACTGCTCTTGGAGCTGATGAAGGTATGGGGCAGCCTCAAATGACAGTGTCTCGGCCACAGCTGTGACTGGCACAAAATGGGAGCCCATCAAGATGAAGGGCTCCCTGGGGTCCACTGCAGAAGCCACCTCATCCCAGCTGGAGTGATGTTCCCGGAGCAGCATGTTCAGCTGCTTGTAGCAGCAGTTGGTGCTGTACTGCAGGGTCTCCAAAGGGAGAGTGTTGGAGAAATGTCTGAGTGCTCGCAGCTGCTCAAGGACCTGAGCTGATGGTATCTGCCGGTCCAGCCCCAAGAAGGATGCTACCTCCTTGGAGAGGCTGAAGCATTTTAGGAGCCAAGATAGGCTGGATGAGTCCCACTAGTGGCTCATGGAGGTGATGGTAGAGctgggcagctggcagcagcacaggctcaCCATTGCGTAGTacagcagggaggaagggcACAGTCTGGAAAGTGGCCTGCAGGGTGTcgtttcttctcttcttcactGCATCCTGAAGTAACTCGAGGATGCAAGCAGccctctggcagccctgggcacgATTCTTGGTCCAGACAAGTTGCACGGTCATtgccctctccagcagctctggcagggctATGGTGTCCTTCACCATGCCCAGCCTCTCCAGTTGGCTTAGTCTCTCCAGGGAAAGAAAGGCGTTCCCAGCGGGGAAGCGCTCATCCTCAGGGCTGTATAAAGGGGCAGCGCGACCTCTGGGATGCACCAGGTGATTGATGAACTGCAGGTGGCCATGAGGGGTGACAGGGATGCAAGGCACTGTCTGCAGCACTTTGTCCACATCCTCATGAGACATATCCAGCgcatggagcagcagcaggttccGGTCAACATCAGGGAGATTTTCCAAGTTGGGAAGCACAAGCTCACAGAGAAAGCGGTTCCAGTCATAGGTTCCAGCATCCAGCGCCTTCCCAAGGCCCTCCTGCACCTTCCCAGGCAAGGCCACAGCCAACAGGGGACGGGGCACAGTGATGGCAAAGACTCGCTGCGCCACAGTACCCAGCTTATGGTGTCTCTCCACAGTCTGGTGCAGGAAGCAGGCGTCCTGCAGTGAACACCAGGAGTGGCCATCAGAAAAGAGCCTTGGGCCACTCCTGGCTGCCACAGCCTGGTAGAAACCAGTCACAGCCTCTGTACAGGGGTAACGGGCAGTGCTAATGTCTGGCCAGAAGAGATGATACTCATAGTTCTTCAACTCGTCTGCCTCATGCATGGCACGGAGATGGTCCATTGCCCAGAGCCAGGCCATTGGCACAGCATTGTGGAGCAGCACCCGGTTCCACTTGCCCCGCTCTGCCATGTCCCACAGCCCCTTGCGATTTGAGAGGATACTGAAGGCCCCATGCAGGTGGACTGGCAGCCCTGAGATGATCGGCATGGGAAGGTGGCAGAAAACTTGCCCCTCCTCATCATCCAGACTTGGCACCCACTTGCCATCTTTGGTAGGGGCAAGAGGAAGGGCCACACCAGCCATGGGAAGTGGAGGATGGAGTCCTGCCTGTGTGTTCTGGTGAAACAGTTCCAGCAACTCCCCATCACCCTGACACACCAAAACCAGGTAATGCCACATTGTCCTGGATTCCTCCTCACAGGCTGAGAGCTGCTCAATGGCTGCCCAACTTGGGGGATCCCCAGGGGCCCCCAAGTCTCGGATCTCCTTTCGCTGCAGCGTGGCCAGAGGCATGGTATCCTCTGCAGAAGTGGCTGTGTCCGGCAGCATCTCCAGGGATAGCTCCCTCACGTGcttcaggaagagcagcaggagcctgtTAGAGCgaaggaaagcagccccaagGGACTGGATGCGCTCTGTACCAAAGGCCTCAGAGCAAATCTGCGATGTCACAGCTTCCTCTTCAGTGCGAAAAGGCAAGCGGAAAAGGCTCCCTGGAAAGGGTCCTGGCTCAGGCAGACAGCAGCCAAAGATTCCATGGTAGGGCTGGAACTGCTCAGCAAAGACACGGAGGATGCGTGGCCGGCTGGAGAAGTCCAGGCGGATGCCAGGGGAGCCGGCCCTGGGGATGTGCTTGCCCAGATGGGTGCCATTGGGATCAAAGATGAGCAGTGTCTCCCcactcagcactgctggcacatCCGTGACACGGTAGACAGAGCTGAAGCCCAGACCAAAGTGCCCGATCCGGCCTGCCTGGCCCTCCTTTGTGGCAGCCCCAATCCGGGTGATGTTCTGGAGGTCATCCTCTGTGAACAGGGCATTGTTGTAGGCCCAGAGGGCTGGGCCATGGCAGGCAGCCATGCCTGGGTCTAGCAGCCCAGAGGTGGCCTTTCTGCGGCACCGCAGGTCCAGAAGGAAGCggcacacagcagcactggcatCCTCTGCATTCTGGACCATCTCTGGGAAGAGGTCGCCCTCCTCGCCGTACTCCCAGAGGATGTTGCGGAGGCGTAGGGTGATGGGCTCTGAGGGGCCACAGGCTGTGAATGGCTCTGGGCCCAGCACCTGCGTGCTGAGACACTCCGTGCCCAGGAacatggctgtgctggaaggCACTGCCTCGTGCACCACCTCTTGaacatcctcctcttcctccagctccaTGTCCAGGTACACGGCAGAGGCAGCTGGACGGAGGGCAAAGCCTGAGCCCTGTGGGATCCTCACAGGAACTGGCACAGTGCCCTTGCCCTTGTGGCCCCGTCTCTTCAGCCACTCCAGGACAGCTACAACCACCTGCAACTCTGTGGCAGTGCCCGCTCTGGAGCCGCGCCTGTCTATGTCCTGCCCCAGGGAGCGCAGGGCTGACACCGCCCTCTCCTCACTCACCCCGTCCACCACCCCCCAAGCCCTGAAGAGGTAGCTGTAGGGCAGGAAGTCAGGGGGCACTCGgggcaccagcagccccagctccagcttctcAGGATAGCCCAGTACTGCATCACGTGGCAGGACAAGCCCAGACTCAGTCCACACAACGGCACCATCTGGGGCAGTCCCAAAGGCCTTCAGGTTTTCCTGCATGTGCCAGTAGATAGGCTGGAGAGCGGGACCCACCTCATCCATGTCCCTGCGCCTCGCCAGCTTTCTCAGCTGCTCCCACACTCTCTCCGGCGGTGGGGtctggctcagccccagcttctTCTCTGCCTCTGGCACAAAGGCGTCAGTCAGGGGCATGGCAAGCCCAACCAGGGATTGGTACTGCATGGATCGCAGCTCCCGGGGGGGCAGGAAGGGCTGCCCAAGCTCTCCTGTGCACTTGGAGTGAGGTACCCATGGTGGGGCCTGGAgctgcctgagctctgcagcGCTGAAGCCATCCAGTGCCTTGGGGTGGTTGCAGACTGTGATCAGTGCCTCAGCCCTGTCCAAAGCTGCCGTGCCACCCTGACTGActtttgctgcagctgccaggatgTCTGAGGGCAGCAGGCACCCCTCACCATGCCGCAAGCCCACAGCCCTCAAGGCACGTAGGACGGACGGAGTgtggaaggcagcaggaggaaagcGCTCGGGTCCCAGCAGGGCCTGCAAGGTGCTGTCACAGGGGTCATAGAGGTCTTGCGGGCATGCGGGGCCATCAGGGGTCTCCAGGAAGGCCAGCTTGCTGCAGGCCTGCCGGAGTGGGGAGCTCTGTGCAAAGACAGTGTCTCCGTGCTGCAgtacccagagcagcagagcctgtgtCTCAGCCGCTCGCCCCACATATGCGCCTTGGGCCACAGCTCTGATGGCTTTCAGCATCACACAGGCTGCACTGATGAAGGGCCTCTGGAGCCTCCCGAGTAGCCGCCGGTCAGCTTCATCCCGGCACCGCAACACGGCCTCCGGCAGCACCACGTcttggggcagctccagctctggctccagcGCCAGGGTGGCAGCGGCTGGCACCAGCTCCGAGGGCTGTGGggtggccaggcagggcagtggcagaaagaggggcagagcagccagagtGGCCATGTCCTGCTTTGTCAGGGATGGGACGTCTGCCAGGTAGAGCCGGAGGATGAGCACATCTGCATCAGGAAGCGAGGCCATGCGGGAGgccagtgctgcagccccctgcctgcccagggcccGCAGGGCATTGAGGGGGGATGGAGGCAGGACATAGCGGGACAGGGAGCGGTGCCACGCGCTTGGTGGCACCACAGGGCAACCCAGGACCTCCAGCACAGAGGCCACAGCAAGTGGCAGGAGCTGGTCCTCCCACACCTGGAAGATAAGACTGGATTCAGGTGTCAGTGAAGCCAGATGGACAGTGGGGGCATCCAGTGAGGACAGGGCTATGAGAGGGAGCCCCTCCAGAGGGCCCAAGTCATCCATGTGGTGGGCCAGAAAttgccacagggctgggaaccaggaggctgggggctggggggggccTTGGGCTGGGCACCATGTCACTGGGGTTGAAGACTGGGATGTCCAGGTGGGGGGCAGAGCCAAGCGCAGGGTCTGTACAGTCACAGCTGGATCCAGCAGAACCAGGTTGGGGAAGAGACCTGTGTACAAGAGGCAGAGGCTGGACTAGAAACATGTGGGACCTGGGACCTGGCAGGGGGACACAGGATGGGGGAAAAAGAACCTGCAGGGGATGGGTGGCCCCCATATGGGATGTGGGAGGACCTGGGCTCTGGGGGGATGGTGGATACCCTTAGTAGGAGCACAGAGAATCCAGTAACCCCAGATGGGTGGGGATATAAGAAAGAGATGTGGGACGTAAAAAGGTGTTAGGGGAACCAGTATTGGGGAGCACAGAGATCTTCAGATGAGGAACACAGTGAGACCCATGACCTGAGGgaacagagaggggacaggggaatgcAGGAAGAACAGCAAGGAAATGGATCTCCAGAGAGACAGGGAAGTACAGGGAGATactggggctgcagaggaacCCAAGGTGCACAAGGTTGCCTGGGGATGTTGGGATTTAGGGGGGAGCAACCAGGGGACCTAAAAGTTGTCCAGATACTCCCATCTCTTACCCTCCTTGGCAATGCCTCGCAGGAGGCTCTCCAAGCCTGGCTCCAGGTCTGAGGGCAGGAAGGACCCGGCCAAGCCAGGTAGGAGCTCCCTGTGGGAACAAACAGATGTGCTAGGGGACCAGAAGGGCAATGGGGAGCAGCTTTCTGAGCACCTGCCTCAGCTCCCCCTTCGTGACACTAGGTGAGAGAAGGAGGGCAGTGAGGAGCCCAAATATCCAGGGACAAATATCCAGGTTTGGCCATGCCTTCCGTTCCCAATTCAAGAGCAAGAGCTGTAACTGCGGGCAACTGTCTGTCCTGCCCACTCTGCAAGGAACGGAGCTGCCGGGGTCCGCGGGCTCACCTGGGGCAGTCAGATGTGTCCATGTAGACAACGGCTGACGCAGTTCCAAAGGCCACTAAGGTTCCATCGGCGCGAGGCAGAAGAGGGAGGCCCCAGAGCTCAGCATGGCAGCCATCCCCGGCCACGTAGCGCAGCAGGGAGAGGCGGCCGGCAGCCGGGAGCTCTGCGGCCCCGTGGTGCCGCAGCACCTCCCGCACGTGTCCCGCCGTGGCCTCCCGCAGACCCTTCGGCATCCCCAAAGTCAGCGCCCTCCACACGTGGGGTGGGACCTCGGCCACCGGCTCCCCAGCGGCCACCAGCAAGGCCTGAATCGCCTGCCGTGTGGCTGCATCACCCAcagcctctggcagcagcacagcctcgA
Protein-coding sequences here:
- the LOC128796870 gene encoding LOW QUALITY PROTEIN: sacsin-like (The sequence of the model RefSeq protein was modified relative to this genomic sequence to represent the inferred CDS: inserted 5 bases in 3 codons; substituted 1 base at 1 genomic stop codon), whose product is MYLAFQYDAAENRETFCQRAPSFLDYLHSILQKYPDRGQILKELVQNADDAGANEVVFVSDEREFNITGGGLEGSQGPALLAYNDAVMSPRDWTGIQCPGVSHKREDPHSVGRFGLGFTSVYHLTDLPGVLSPPYLGVLDPECQVLPGAGKRWDISEAQDLPGLFEPFWAGLEAVGQHRASAQGTLFRFPLRQQPSEIAAGVSNAERICNLMQTFLTEAPLALLFLRHVRRVALHRVAPDGVQTLMGTLAACPQPLPVPVPSEDEGLSLAWCLVALHRDSVSTGSEWLVATGRATEGPVVALGTRLGCCPELSLAHPLHGACQGRLCCFLPLPATDETATGLPVHASAPFALSDDRRHLRWPQEGEEGEEDARWNALLLLDLLPRVYSHLAAMAVALPSADAYSLWPDPECMPSSGRIHSLMSRVCQELAAAPVLLPAADGAAGRLRALEAVLLPEAVGDAATRQAIQALLVAAGEPVAEVPPHVWRALTLGMPKGLREATAGHVREVLRHHGAAELPAAGRLSLLRYVAGDGCHAELWGLPLLPRADGTLVAFGTASAVVYMDTSDCPRELLPGLAGSFLPSDLEPGLESLLRGIAKEGLFPNLVLLDPAVTVQTLRLALPPTWTSQSSTPVTWCPAQGPPQPPASWFPALWQFLAHHMDDLGPLEGLPLIALSSLDAPTVHLASLTPESSLIFQVWEDQLLPLAVASVLEVLGCPVVPPSAWHRSLSRYVLPPSPLNALRALGRQGAAALASRMASLPDADVLILRLYLADVPSLTKQDMATLAALPLFLPLPCLATPQPSELVPAAATLALEPELELPQDVVLPEAVLRCRDEADRRLLGRLQRPFISAACVMLKAIRAVAQGAYVGRAAETQALLLWVLQHGDTVFAQSSPLRQACSKLAFLETPDGPACPQDLYDPCDSTLQALLGPERFPPAAFHTPSVLRALRAVGLRHGEGCLLPSDILAAAAKVSQGGTAALDRAEALITVCNHPKALDGFSAAELRQLQAPPWVPHSKCTGELGQPFLPPRELRSMQYQSLVGLAMPLTDAFVPEAEKKLGLSQTPPPERVWEQLRKLARRRDMDEVGPALQPIYWHMQENLKAFGTAPDGAVVWTESGLVLPRDAVLGYPEKLELGLLVPRVPPDFLPYSYLFRAWGVVDGVSEERAVSALRSLGQDIDRRGSRAGTATELQVVVAVLEWLKRRGHKGKGTVPVPVRIPQGSGFALRPAASAVYLDMELEEEEDVQEVVHEAVPSSTAMFLGTECLSTQVLGPEPFTACGPSEPITLRLRNILWEYGEEGDLFPEMVQNAEDASAAVCRFLLDLRCRRKATSGLLDPGMAACHGPALWAYNNALFTEDDLQNITRIGAATKEGQAGRIGHFGLGFSSVYRVTDVPAVLSGETLLIFDPNGTHLGKHIPRAGSPGIRLDFSSRPRILRVFAEQFQPYHGIFGCCLPEPGPFPGSLFRLPFRTEEEAVTSQICSEAFGTERIQSLGAAFLRSNRLLLLFLKHVRELSLEMLPDTATSAEDTMPLATLQRKEIRDLGAPGDPPSWAAIEQLSACEEESRTMWHYLVLVCQGDGELLELFHQNTQAGLHPPLPMAGVALPLAPTKDGKWVPSLDDEEGQVFCHLPMPIISGLPVHLHGAFSILSNRKGLWDMAERGKWNRVLLHNAVPMAWLWAMDHLRAMHEADELKNYEYHLFWPDISTARYPCTEAVTGFYQAVAARSGPRLFSDGHSWCSLQDACFLHQTVERHHKLGTVAQRVFAITVPRPLLAVALPGKVQEGLGKALDAGTYDWNRFLCELVLPNLENLPDVDRNLLLLHALDMSHEDVDKVLQTVPCIPVTPHGHLQFINHLVHPRGRAAPLYSPEDERFPAGNAFLSLERLSQLERLGMVKDTIALPELLERAMTVQLVWTKNRAQGCQRAACILELLQDAVKKRRNDTLQATFQTVPFLPAVLRNGEPVLLPAAQLYHHLHEPLVGLIQPILAPKMXFSLSKEVASFLGLDRQIPSAQVLEQLRALRHFSNTLPLETLQYSTNCCYKQLNMLLREHHSSWDEVASAVDPREPFILMGSHFVPVTAVAETLSFEAAPYLHQLQEQYKPYRELWECVGLRHTFTWDDYARVLCTLAKTHAGKTLPAAELDLALRLVSCGLMEDGTQPDACQTQQLFLPDEEGILHPWDKLYFNDAPWMPLDRDVLLCHKQLSRDAALCCGVATTRHQALERSEIITDHLSLWAQPFGAHEDLPTRLKNILKEYSESAPDTVKEVLHNADDAGAGLVHFVWDHRQHPAKATFSEKWNILQGPALCIYNDRPFREQDIEGIQRLGVGGKQDQQDVTGKYGLGFNTVYHFTDCPAFLTGDSTLCVSDPHLYYMPTATTAKPGSMFAVDTDFKKNFPDIYDTFLPSFFNLKQGVLFRLPFRTAAEAAKSRVSDMVVRDQDLKNMEETLAKEGEDLVLFLQHVHTVIFSEIPPDGKELVEKLQVTTELTEDDAKLRQEXSRLSKAMDGNSPTPLSYTMKVKNSRAKTTNLWRVISQTGVQGGAEEFPVLKWLPCGAVAACLEPLNRAMGRAFCTFPLPLITGLPVHINANFSVDVARCSLHWDKGGTGAAXNDFLLWRLVVPLYCYFLTRQWKALEPEKLQYRSLKFCQQHLDSHFLQFFPVMKRVLPIFQDMVREVYKQISHARLPLVPVYHRKSSDAVTITWASPGGGDMLTEPYFLKEKPQPEVQEVLQQLNMKLVPAFTHLQQIREEFIEAQVNAVVLGPASLQRFLKALALPVPCKLAETPLRTPKSCFYLLQYLTGWNRHSQGTHKDGDKADLEGLPLLATEDGLLNAFSIHHPVFKNSFAHLFPKHSHRFAQECISEWIPPCFVKEFDLPEATPLIQEVLCQLEWTTEGKKWLKGLWTFFDRMVPSRTSNMNMKSFMNHLQNMAVLPIQGSKTDSKHLLPLSXLFECHSKVEKVLHKLGIPVLQQSLLPWSFAYCCLKPWALQVTDPRAVVAHLADTRADLCWGDLGEQDMSALLRFVQEGKLDSRALEQLRYLPLFQKFGGGYVAVAPYCLFQ